In Citrus sinensis cultivar Valencia sweet orange chromosome 2, DVS_A1.0, whole genome shotgun sequence, a single genomic region encodes these proteins:
- the LOC102622916 gene encoding MLP-like protein 28, translating to MALVGKIEKQIEIEVPAEKFYHIWKKQSYHVPTASPANIKAVDVHEGEWHHHGSVKLWTYSVEGRTETFKEKVEHDDANMSVTLIGLEGDVFKHFKSWLPVYKVSPKGDGSAGSIATCSIAYEKLNANVPDPVAYVDFMVSITKDVADHITKG from the exons ATGGCTCTAGTTGGTAAGATAGAGAAACAAATAGAAATCGAAGTACCAGCTGAGAAATTTTACCATATCTGGAAAAAACAAAGCTACCACGTCCCAACCGCATCTCCTGCAAACATTAAGGCTGTTGACGTGCACGAAGGGGAGTGGCATCACCATGGTTCTGTCAAGCTCTGGACGTATAGTGTTG AAGGAAGAACTGAGACATTTAAAGAGAAGGTAGAGCATGACGATGCAAATATGTCAGTGACTCTTATTGGCCTAGAGGGAGATGTATTCAAGCATTTCAAAAGCTGGCTCCCGGTTTATAAAGTTTCTCCAAAAGGGGATGGCAGTGCTGGAAGCATCGCAACTTGTAGCATTGCATATGAGAAGTTAAACGCCAACGTTCCGGACCCAGTTGCATATGTTGATTTTATGGTCAGCATTACTAAAGATGTTGCTGACCATATCACCAAGGGATAA
- the LOC102611927 gene encoding uncharacterized protein LOC102611927 isoform X1, with translation MATTAPVSLTLSRWSTKIASDCSTADLSTVPSNSSIFICCQCHYVNRPHFTATALHDSDFSSVTCTKSVSRPRKWIDSATACSSKPNTVAYCNSKNDVTSVSNSKDGVRAWGFKSLFGKRSLWRRILFASKKVRSIILLNAITVVYASNIPVIKEVEAITDPSAFTVVRFALSAIPFIPFVLRARDEVHTRNAGFELGVWVSLGYLMQALGLETSDAGRASFISMFTVIVVPLLDGMLGAIVPARTWFGAVMSILGVALLESSGSPPSVGDLLNFLSAVFFGIHMLRTEHISRSTNKKDFLPLLGYEVCVIALLSAVWYFIGGSLGGTQGSDPSSWTWTMFWDWMVAFPWIPALYTGIFSTGLCLWIEMAAMRDVSATETAIIYGLEPVWGAGFAWFILGERWGATGWLGAALVLVGSLTVQIFGSSSPSNCNEDEKRSKKADQKLELNKQNGFSTSPAAVTSREDVPNLLKK, from the exons ATGGCCACAACGGCTCCGGTCTCTCTAACTCTATCAAGATGGTCAACGAAGATAGCTTCAGATTGCTCTACGGCTGACCTCTCTACTGTTCCCTCCAATTCGTCTATTTTCATCTGCTGCCAGTGCCACTACGTTAACCGACCTCATTTTACCGCTACTGCTTTGCACGACTCCGATTTTTCTTCTGTTACTTGCACTAAATCAGTTTCGAGACCGAGAAAGTGGATTGATTCCGCTACAGCTTGTAGCTCGAAACCAAATACAGTTGCTTATTGCAATTCAAAAAACGACGTTACTTCGGTCTCCAACTCCAAGGATGGAGTTCGAGCTTGGGGTTTCAAGTCTCTCTTTGGAAAGCGATCTCTTTGGCGCAGGATATTATTTGCCTCTAAGAAAGTTAGGAGCATCATTCTCCTCAATGCCATCACCGTTGTTTACG CTAGTAACATTCCAGTTATAAAAGAGGTTGAAGCGATCACAGATCCATCAGCCTTCACTGTTGTCAGATTTGCTTTGTCTGCAATCCCATTCATTCCGTTTGTTCTGCGAGCACGAGATGAGGTTCATACCCGAAATGCTGGGTTTGAATTGGGTGTGTGGGTTAGTCTAGGATACCTAATGCAGGCACTTGGACTTGAAACTTCCGATGCTGGACGTGCCTCATTCATTTCAATGTTCACC GTAATAGTTGTTCCCTTGCTTGATGGTATGTTAGGAGCAATAGTTCCTGCTCGTACCTGGTTTGGTGCTGTTATGTCTATCTTAGGAGTTGCATTGCTGGAATCCAGTGGATCTCCTCCAAGT GTTGGAGATCTGTTAAACTTCTTAAGTGCAGTGTTTTTTGGAATCCATATGCTAAGAACGGAGCACATTTCAAGGAGCACGAATAAAAAGGACTTTTTGCCCCTCCTAGGATATGAG GTATGCGTTATTGCTCTGTTGTCAGCAGTCTGGTATTTTATTGGAGGCTCGCTTGGTGGCACCCAGGGTTCTGACCCATCATCTTGGACGTGGACTATGTTCTGGGATTGGATGGTTGCATTTCCATGGATACCTGCACTTTACACAGGCATATTCTCAACAGGGTTATGTTTATGGATAGAG ATGGCTGCAATGCGTGATGTGTCAGCAACAGAGACAGCAATAATATATGGGTTGGAGCCCGTCTGGGGTGCTGGTTTTGCGTGGTTCATCCTTGGTGAAAGGTGGGGTGCAACTGGTTGGCTTGGTGCTGCTCTTGTGTTAG TTGGAAGCTTAACGGTGCAGATATTTGGGTCATCATCTCCCAGTAATTGCAATGAAGATGAAAAGAGAAGTAAGAAAGCAGATCAAAAACTCGAATTGAACAAGCAAAATGGTTTCTCTACCTCTCCAGCTGCTGTCACTTCCAGAGAGGATGTTCCTAATCTATTGAAAAAGTAA
- the LOC102611927 gene encoding uncharacterized protein LOC102611927 isoform X2 encodes MATTAPVSLTLSRWSTKIASDCSTADLSTVPSNSSIFICCQCHYVNRPHFTATALHDSDFSSVTCTKSVSRPRKWIDSATACSSKPNTVAYCNSKNDVTSVSNSKDGVRAWGFKSLFGKRSLWRRILFASKKVRSIILLNAITVVYASNIPVIKEVEAITDPSAFTVVRFALSAIPFIPFVLRARDEVHTRNAGFELGVWVSLGYLMQALGLETSDAGRASFISMFTVGDLLNFLSAVFFGIHMLRTEHISRSTNKKDFLPLLGYEVCVIALLSAVWYFIGGSLGGTQGSDPSSWTWTMFWDWMVAFPWIPALYTGIFSTGLCLWIEMAAMRDVSATETAIIYGLEPVWGAGFAWFILGERWGATGWLGAALVLVGSLTVQIFGSSSPSNCNEDEKRSKKADQKLELNKQNGFSTSPAAVTSREDVPNLLKK; translated from the exons ATGGCCACAACGGCTCCGGTCTCTCTAACTCTATCAAGATGGTCAACGAAGATAGCTTCAGATTGCTCTACGGCTGACCTCTCTACTGTTCCCTCCAATTCGTCTATTTTCATCTGCTGCCAGTGCCACTACGTTAACCGACCTCATTTTACCGCTACTGCTTTGCACGACTCCGATTTTTCTTCTGTTACTTGCACTAAATCAGTTTCGAGACCGAGAAAGTGGATTGATTCCGCTACAGCTTGTAGCTCGAAACCAAATACAGTTGCTTATTGCAATTCAAAAAACGACGTTACTTCGGTCTCCAACTCCAAGGATGGAGTTCGAGCTTGGGGTTTCAAGTCTCTCTTTGGAAAGCGATCTCTTTGGCGCAGGATATTATTTGCCTCTAAGAAAGTTAGGAGCATCATTCTCCTCAATGCCATCACCGTTGTTTACG CTAGTAACATTCCAGTTATAAAAGAGGTTGAAGCGATCACAGATCCATCAGCCTTCACTGTTGTCAGATTTGCTTTGTCTGCAATCCCATTCATTCCGTTTGTTCTGCGAGCACGAGATGAGGTTCATACCCGAAATGCTGGGTTTGAATTGGGTGTGTGGGTTAGTCTAGGATACCTAATGCAGGCACTTGGACTTGAAACTTCCGATGCTGGACGTGCCTCATTCATTTCAATGTTCACC GTTGGAGATCTGTTAAACTTCTTAAGTGCAGTGTTTTTTGGAATCCATATGCTAAGAACGGAGCACATTTCAAGGAGCACGAATAAAAAGGACTTTTTGCCCCTCCTAGGATATGAG GTATGCGTTATTGCTCTGTTGTCAGCAGTCTGGTATTTTATTGGAGGCTCGCTTGGTGGCACCCAGGGTTCTGACCCATCATCTTGGACGTGGACTATGTTCTGGGATTGGATGGTTGCATTTCCATGGATACCTGCACTTTACACAGGCATATTCTCAACAGGGTTATGTTTATGGATAGAG ATGGCTGCAATGCGTGATGTGTCAGCAACAGAGACAGCAATAATATATGGGTTGGAGCCCGTCTGGGGTGCTGGTTTTGCGTGGTTCATCCTTGGTGAAAGGTGGGGTGCAACTGGTTGGCTTGGTGCTGCTCTTGTGTTAG TTGGAAGCTTAACGGTGCAGATATTTGGGTCATCATCTCCCAGTAATTGCAATGAAGATGAAAAGAGAAGTAAGAAAGCAGATCAAAAACTCGAATTGAACAAGCAAAATGGTTTCTCTACCTCTCCAGCTGCTGTCACTTCCAGAGAGGATGTTCCTAATCTATTGAAAAAGTAA
- the LOC102611631 gene encoding uncharacterized protein LOC102611631: protein MSLESTLNRTKALDGVRGVHVVPHSPFALKEITEHEDYESTCKSSFIGANQFLLMQRAWQQRPSCLRPIRGCIHGDLHLLERVANVLTSLPFIALGLQTPRKNLNMTLYANSLVGVGVTSSLYHSSRGKLRKYLRWADYTMIATATVCLSRALRDENPKMLMAASALALPIQPLMVSAVHTGMMEVAFAKRALNDPNLRVAHTVHKVSSLLGGVFFIADDVFPETPYLHAAWHLAAAVGVGTCNKLLE from the exons ATGAGTCTAGAGAGTACATTGAATCGTACTAAAGCCCTTGACGGTGTTCGCGGGGTGCATGTGGTGCCTCATTCACCATTTGCATTAAAGGAAATTACTGAACATGAAGACTATGAGTCCACTTGTAAAAGTTCGTTTATTGGAGCCAATCAATTTCTGTTAATGCA ACGAGCATGGCAGCAAAGACCATCATGTTTGAGGCCCATTCGGGGTTGTATTCAtg GTGACTTGCATCTCTTAGAAAGAGTTGCAAATGTGCTGACATCACTTCCTTTTATTGCTCTTGGACTCCAGACCCCTAG GAAGAATCTGAATATGACACTTTATGCTAATTCATTGGTTGGAGTTGGAGTTACGTCAAGTTTGTACCATTCCTCGAGAGGCAAACTAAGGAAGTATTTGAGATGGGCTGACTATACCATGATAGCCACAGCCACAGTG TGTCTTTCAAGGGCACTCAGAGATGAGAACCCAAAGATGTTGATGGCAGCATCTGCATTGGCTCTACCTATCCAACCTCTGATGGTTTCGGCTGTTCACACCGGAATGATGGAG GTAGCATTTGCAAAGAGAGCGTTAAATGATCCAAATCTGAGGGTGGCACACACTGTGCATAAGGTTTCATCATTGCTCGGAGGAGTATTTTTCATTGCAGATGATGTCTTTCCCGAAACTCCATACCTTCATGCTGCTTGGCATCTCGCTGCTGCTGTTGGTGTAGGCACTTGTAACAAGCTTCTAGAGTAG
- the LOC107175670 gene encoding WUSCHEL-related homeobox 6: MSVTRDNQLNSIPADHNSSSGTVTRPLIQNPNAAFSPKNTNISEVPSYYDFTSENTNLLPLNHHLVDIAPDHAKSRVSEFNEQPLGSSRWNPTPEQLLALEEMYRRGTRTPSAEQIQHIASQLRRFGKIEGKNVFYWFQNHKARERQKRRRRESETNNSHQQKPHNTNHNIPGDKKDSGLRRTSYDLGQTKNWAPSSYSEEFVSIYRAENTSCGPQYGWTQFDGRELQQGKSSTNITEAAEFMNATWHKMEYKKLLKTDDQNLSGFSLLDMKPYQQENEETKTLELFPLHRDDDDDGNSVNATKKDNNKVPITAINDTNNFTPSTSQYIEFLPLKN; this comes from the exons ATGAGCGTTACTCGTGATAATCAGCTCAATAGTATCCCTGCAGATCATAATTCATCCAGTGGCACAGTAACAAGGCCTTTGATTCAAAACCCTAATGCTGctttttctcccaaaaacaCTAATATTTCTGAAGTTCCTTCTTATTATGATTTCACTTCTGAGAACACCAATCTCTTGCCCTTAAATCACCATCTGg TTGATATTGCACCTGATCATGCGAAAAGTAGAGTAAGTGAGTTCAATGAGCAACCATTGGGGAGCTCGAGGTGGAATCCGACGCCGGAGCAGTTACTTGCTCTTGAAGAAATGTACCGACGCGGCACTCGTACACCAAGTGCTGAACAAATCCAACACATTGCTTCACAGCTCCGTAGGTTTGGTAAGATTGAAGGCAAAAATGTGTTCTACTGGTTTCAAAACCACAAAGCGCGAGAAAGACAGAAACGCCGTCGTCGGGAATCGGAGACTAATAATTCTCATCAGCAAAAACCGCATAACACTAATCATAATATTCCAGGAGACAAGAAGGACTCAG GGTTGAGAAGGACAAGTTATGATCTCGGACAGACAAAGAACTGGGCACCTTCTTCATATTCAGAG GAATTTGTTTCAATATATAGAGCAGAAAACACTTCTTGTGGACCACAATATGGGTGGACACAATTTGATGGGAGGGAATTACAACAGGGAAAGAGTAGTACAAACATCACAGAAGCAGCAGAGTTCATGAATGCCACGTGGCATAAAATGGAGTACAAGAAGTTACTGAAGACTGATGATCAAAATTTGAGTGGCTTTTCATTATTGGATATGAAACCCTACCAACAGGAAAATGAGGAAACTAAAACACTTGAGCTCTTCCCACTTCAcagagatgatgatgatgatggtaaCAGTGTTAATGCTACCAAGAAAGACAACAACAAAGTGCCCATCACAGCCATAAATGATACCAACAACTTCACTCCATCAACAAGCCAGTACATTGAGTTCCTTCCTCTGAAGAactga
- the LOC102611341 gene encoding phytanoyl-CoA dioxygenase: protein MGLAGNLNSDNLNFFNSQGYVVLESFASDEEIEAMRKQMDHLLDGFDCSTSSVFSTTNQQKVTDDYFYESAEKISFFFEEKAFGDDGNLKQPKELSINKVGHALHELDPVFKKFSRSEKTSNLLHSLGYKRPVDIQSMYIFKQPGIGGEVVPHQDNSFLITEPSTCTGLWLALEDATIINGCLWAIPGSHKNGLVRRFIRGEEGVYFDHPPPSYDQNDFVPIEVKAGSLVVIHGDLIHQSFENQSSKSRHAYSLHVVETDGCRWSQENWIRRKVEPEPLYAS, encoded by the exons ATGGGGCTCGCCGGAAATCTCAACTCAGACAATCTCAACTTCTTCAACTCtcaag GATATGTGGTGTTAGAATCATTTGCGAGTGATGAAGAGATTGAAGCCATGAGGAAGCAAATGGATCATTTACTTGACGGCTTTGACTGCTCCACCTCCTCTGTTTTCTCCACAACGAatcag CAAAAAGTGACTGATGATTACTTCTATGAGAGTGCTGAAAAGATTTCGTTTTTCTttgaag AAAAAGCATTTGGGGATGATGGAAACTTAAAGCAACCAAAAGAACTCTCTATCAATAAAGTTGGCCATG CATTACACGAACTTGATCCAGTTTTCAAAAAGTTCTCTCGCTCTGAGAAAACATCAAATTTGCTGCACTCTTTGGGTTACAAAAGGCCTGTGGACATTCAATCAATGTACATATTTAAG CAACCAGGCATTGGAGGTGAAGTTGTGCCACACCAGGATAACTCATTCCTAATAACTGAACCATCAACTTGCACAGGGCTGTGGTTGGCTCTAGAAGATGCAACAATAATAAACGGTTGCCTTTGGGCCATTCCCGGATCACATAAAA ATGGCCTTGTTAGGAGGTTTATTAGGGGTGAAGAGGGGGTTTACTTTGACCACCCACCCCCTTCATATGACCAAAACGATTTTGTGCCTATTGAAGTGAAAGCTGGTTCTCTGGTAGTCATTCATGGTGATCTTATTCATCAGAG TTTTGAAAATCAGTCCTCAAAATCAAGGCATGCCTACAGCTTGCACGTGGTGGAAACTGATGGTTGCAGATGGTCTCAAGAGAATTG GATCAGAAGAAAAGTGGAACCTGAGCCCCTTTATGCGTCTTGA